A genomic window from Mesorhizobium sp. 131-2-1 includes:
- a CDS encoding VOC family protein has translation MLDHVSLGVRDANASKRFYDAALQPLGYSCLSQSPGSLGYGADAVALWVNEATRPVPADTESGLHFCFAAPTRKSVDAFHAGALREGGRDNGAPGLRAGYGENYYAAFVIDPDGYRIEAYCGAAG, from the coding sequence ATGCTTGACCACGTCTCGCTCGGCGTTCGCGATGCCAATGCCTCCAAGCGCTTCTACGATGCCGCCCTGCAACCGCTCGGCTATAGCTGCCTCAGCCAGTCGCCCGGCTCGCTCGGCTATGGCGCCGATGCCGTGGCGCTCTGGGTGAACGAAGCCACGCGGCCGGTGCCGGCGGACACGGAATCCGGCCTGCATTTCTGCTTCGCCGCGCCGACGCGAAAGAGCGTCGATGCCTTTCATGCCGGCGCCTTGCGTGAGGGCGGCCGCGACAATGGCGCGCCTGGCCTGCGCGCCGGCTATGGCGAAAACTACTACGCCGCTTTCGTCATCGACCCGGACGGCTATCGCATCGAGGCCTATTGCGGCGCGGCCGGCTAG
- a CDS encoding helix-turn-helix transcriptional regulator produces the protein MTTRAKNVASGQGWQVSDVVCTAGVGDSPFEEEHRSFCVAAVTQGTFRYRTREGTAMLAPGAILLGNPGTCYECGHEHGAGDRCLSFHFSPAYMERIVADVPGAKRLGFDGPRLPPLPALAPVLAEAEAARETGDADAFEELGLRMAGAAVRANADAGHPGRAPSRRDQKRVAEAVRLIELDADRPLSLADLAGEAATSPYHFLRTFRRVAGMTPYQFLLKTRLHRAAVRLRTCEVAISTIAFDAGFNDLSTFNRRFRREMGETPGVYRARRVAAR, from the coding sequence ATGACGACGCGCGCGAAAAATGTCGCCTCGGGCCAGGGCTGGCAGGTGTCGGACGTGGTATGCACCGCCGGTGTTGGCGACAGCCCGTTCGAGGAAGAGCATCGCAGCTTCTGCGTTGCCGCGGTCACCCAGGGCACCTTCCGCTACCGGACGCGTGAGGGCACGGCGATGCTGGCGCCCGGCGCGATCCTGCTCGGCAATCCGGGCACCTGCTATGAATGCGGGCATGAGCATGGCGCCGGCGACCGCTGCCTCTCCTTCCATTTTTCGCCAGCATATATGGAGCGCATTGTCGCCGATGTGCCCGGCGCGAAACGGCTTGGCTTCGACGGCCCCCGCCTGCCACCCTTGCCGGCGCTTGCGCCGGTGCTGGCGGAAGCGGAGGCCGCGCGGGAAACCGGCGACGCCGACGCATTCGAGGAACTCGGCCTGCGCATGGCCGGCGCGGCGGTCAGGGCGAACGCGGACGCCGGCCATCCCGGCCGCGCGCCAAGCCGCCGCGACCAGAAGCGCGTCGCCGAAGCGGTGCGGCTGATCGAGCTTGATGCCGACCGACCGCTCTCGCTCGCCGATCTCGCCGGTGAAGCCGCGACCAGCCCCTATCATTTCCTTCGCACCTTTCGGCGTGTCGCCGGCATGACGCCCTACCAGTTCCTGCTCAAAACCAGGCTGCACAGGGCGGCGGTGCGGCTGAGGACCTGCGAAGTGGCGATCTCGACGATCGCCTTCGACGCCGGCTTCAACGACCTCTCGACCTTCAACCGCCGCTTCCGGCGCGAGATGGGAGAAACGCCCGGCGTCTATCGCGCACGCCGGGTGGCGGCGCGCTGA
- a CDS encoding SulP family inorganic anion transporter — protein MNWTPWLPLRALSGLTRDDLNGDLAAGVTLAAIAIPEQMATARLGGFAPEIGFFAFVAGSVAFALFGANRQLSVGADSTITPLFVGGLALAASSGSSHYPALAAMLALMVGLLVGLSGVFRLGWIADLLSVPVTTGFLAGISIHIIVSQLPGLLDLPPESGETLRRVGEIAANIHLTNPWSLSLGAGVLVIVLVAERISARIPGALIGMMLATLAVIVFQLRDRGVEVLGALPNGLPMPGLPLVDFKDAQALVPLALLIAIVVMVQTAATSRSFAPRDGEAPDINRDFVGVGAGSLVSGLFGAFAVNSSPPRTAIVAQTGGRSQLTGLIAAAIVLVLGAIGGGLLANVPQAALAGVLLFVGQRIFRWRVFADVYRQAPVEFGLILVTMVAMVALPIETGVSIGVGLSLLHGIWSATRTHPIELAQVPGTSVWWPPTNSGTGEQISTVLVAAFQAPLSFVNADLFKRGLIDLIDAKGESVKLVVLEASNIVEIDYTAAQALIDIIRHCRDKGAVFAIARMESLRAQAALARFGIAEMVGPQRIFHSVDAAIKALAPQQQQDKIT, from the coding sequence ATGAACTGGACCCCGTGGCTGCCCCTGCGAGCACTGAGCGGGTTGACGCGCGACGACCTCAATGGCGACCTCGCCGCCGGCGTCACGCTGGCCGCGATCGCCATTCCCGAACAGATGGCGACGGCGCGCCTTGGCGGCTTCGCGCCCGAGATCGGCTTCTTCGCCTTCGTCGCCGGATCGGTGGCCTTCGCGCTGTTCGGCGCCAACCGCCAGCTCTCGGTCGGCGCGGATTCGACCATCACGCCGCTGTTTGTCGGCGGTTTGGCGCTGGCTGCGTCCTCGGGCTCGTCGCATTATCCGGCGCTGGCGGCGATGCTGGCGCTAATGGTCGGGCTGCTGGTCGGCTTGAGCGGCGTCTTTCGCCTCGGCTGGATCGCGGACCTTCTGTCCGTGCCGGTCACGACGGGCTTCCTGGCCGGCATTTCCATCCACATCATCGTCTCGCAGCTACCCGGCCTGCTTGACCTGCCGCCCGAAAGCGGCGAGACGCTGCGGCGGGTGGGCGAGATCGCCGCCAACATCCACCTCACCAACCCATGGAGCCTGTCGCTTGGCGCCGGCGTGTTGGTGATCGTGCTCGTCGCCGAGCGCATCAGCGCCCGAATTCCCGGCGCGTTGATCGGCATGATGCTGGCGACGCTTGCCGTCATCGTCTTCCAGCTCAGGGATCGTGGCGTCGAGGTGCTTGGCGCCCTGCCGAACGGGCTGCCGATGCCTGGCTTGCCGCTTGTCGATTTCAAGGACGCGCAGGCACTTGTCCCGCTCGCACTGCTGATCGCCATCGTCGTGATGGTGCAGACGGCGGCAACCAGTCGCTCCTTTGCGCCACGGGACGGCGAAGCACCTGATATCAATCGCGATTTCGTCGGCGTCGGCGCCGGCAGCCTCGTTTCCGGCCTGTTCGGCGCCTTCGCCGTCAATTCCAGCCCGCCGCGCACGGCGATCGTTGCCCAGACCGGGGGGCGCTCGCAACTGACGGGCCTGATCGCCGCGGCGATCGTGCTGGTGCTCGGCGCCATCGGCGGCGGCCTGCTCGCCAATGTTCCGCAGGCAGCGCTTGCAGGCGTGCTGCTGTTTGTGGGGCAGCGCATCTTCCGCTGGCGGGTGTTTGCAGATGTCTACCGGCAGGCCCCGGTCGAATTCGGGCTGATCCTCGTCACAATGGTAGCGATGGTCGCGCTGCCGATCGAGACCGGCGTCTCGATCGGCGTCGGCCTCTCGCTGCTGCACGGCATCTGGAGCGCAACGCGCACGCACCCGATCGAATTGGCGCAGGTGCCCGGCACGTCCGTCTGGTGGCCGCCCACGAATTCCGGCACAGGCGAACAGATCTCTACGGTGCTGGTGGCGGCATTCCAGGCGCCGCTCTCCTTCGTCAACGCCGACCTCTTCAAGCGGGGCCTGATCGACCTGATCGACGCCAAGGGCGAAAGCGTGAAACTGGTCGTGCTCGAAGCCAGCAACATCGTCGAGATCGACTACACCGCGGCCCAGGCGCTGATCGACATCATCCGCCATTGCCGCGACAAAGGGGCGGTGTTCGCAATAGCTCGGATGGAGTCTTTGCGGGCGCAGGCCGCGCTGGCGCGTTTCGGCATCGCTGAGATGGTCGGCCCGCAGCGGATCTTCCACAGCGTCGACGCCGCGATCAAGGCGCTGGCCCCGCAGCAGCAACAGGACAAGATCACATGA
- a CDS encoding ParB-like protein codes for MRSPREPLLTPVAVKELRPTQMTVGMREVGIKRQMIRQQNASETGTFLGRHMVPVVLGPKRRNYVVDHHHLARALLEEGVEDVLVTVTSDLSDLDKEAFLTVLDNRGWMHPFDANGKRQTYDAIPKNMADLVDDPYRSLAGELRRQGGFAKDTTPFSEFLWADFLRRRIDRASVAKNFGKAMKAALSLARRKEADYLPGWCGPTTD; via the coding sequence ATGAGAAGCCCGCGCGAACCCTTGTTGACCCCGGTCGCGGTGAAGGAGCTGCGGCCAACACAGATGACCGTCGGAATGCGCGAGGTCGGCATAAAACGACAGATGATCCGTCAGCAGAACGCCAGCGAGACCGGCACTTTCCTCGGCCGCCACATGGTGCCGGTGGTGCTCGGCCCGAAGAGGCGCAACTATGTCGTCGATCATCATCACCTTGCCCGGGCGCTGCTCGAGGAAGGCGTCGAGGACGTACTGGTGACGGTGACCAGCGACCTCTCGGACCTCGACAAGGAGGCTTTCCTCACCGTGCTCGACAATCGCGGCTGGATGCATCCATTCGACGCGAACGGCAAGCGCCAGACCTATGATGCCATTCCGAAAAACATGGCCGATCTGGTCGACGACCCTTACCGGAGCCTCGCCGGCGAGCTGCGCCGCCAGGGCGGCTTCGCCAAGGACACCACGCCGTTCAGCGAATTCCTGTGGGCGGATTTCCTGCGCCGGCGCATCGACCGGGCCTCGGTGGCGAAGAACTTCGGCAAGGCGATGAAGGCTGCGCTCTCCCTGGCCAGGCGCAAGGAAGCGGACTATCTGCCCGGCTGGTGCGGACCAACCACTGACTGA